A genomic segment from Pelecanus crispus isolate bPelCri1 chromosome 25, bPelCri1.pri, whole genome shotgun sequence encodes:
- the LOC142595932 gene encoding LOW QUALITY PROTEIN: antigen WC1.1-like (The sequence of the model RefSeq protein was modified relative to this genomic sequence to represent the inferred CDS: deleted 1 base in 1 codon) yields MGRGAKGCGVVNRPTGLELGTPALHDRGDRRDPKTAAGTAWRGRGSHPGACDSAWLGTLLTGPMLLFEGAAELRLEDGGGPCAGRVEVKHQGQWGTVCGDYWGMKDAAVVCKQLGCGSAVTAPQYGHFGPGSGPIWMDDVDCRGTESTLSDCTHPGWGQHNCKHYHDAGVTCSELEGSLVAPGFVQLVGGDSPCSGRVEVHNGKTVCDSDFGPKAAEVVCRELQCGVPLSVPGAARFGEGVGPMWDRELQCAGNESFLISCPRGSPRDQPCTHANAVGVTCAQYTGFRLVNGSTACEGRVEVQVLGTWGTLCASRWDLLDAHVLCRHLDCGFAESIPRGGHFGSGTGPVWRDSFHCEGTEAHLGQCPVTALGASPCSPENHAAVICSGPAGSTALRLVGGGSRCDGRVEILQRGTWGRVLDDEWDVREASVVCRQLRCREAEKAYNPAKPQRGTGPVGLRGVRCAGHEAELSLCNTSLPESAAAAGIAEDVGVMCAGSRQVRLVKGPGRCAGRVEIYYQGSWGTVCDDGWDLSDAAIVCQQLGCGGAVEAVGSARFGEGSGQIWLDGVNCSGAEAALWDCPAGSWGQHDCAHKEDAGVVCSDFMALRLGNGSNCSGRLQVFYNGTWGSVCSNSMTLQTVSLACKELGCGDAGTLETRLPSGRVSGHAWLDRVECGERNSSFWQCPSAPWDPRSCDDLREETHITCHGRRPETAPAVGTVCPNSTSCTDREKIRAVGGESGCSGRVEVWQRGSWGTVCDDSWDMQDAEVACRQLGCGPAVSALDEAAFGEGTGPIWLEQVECRGSEPSLQACWARPGDSGACRHKEDAAVQCSAAPRMAAPTPRADPSRDRPTGSGRLSLPVIICIVLGALLCLLLALLAGQVRSARAGRAGSGRVWEPFPDAVYEEIGYGPAWEKEARFSGSGSYSEGSLAKLQPYPTDSKEEEGPGSAPDVPVLPGSDPAHGYDDAREVSAPGEDPAPGQGAWEMPRAPEEGAGPRDAPGGANLRSQRSAGAPAAEGDAWSLSPESTGYDDAEEVSLAHPPEHRKAATAELSAQPSLSPAPGEPIPAVQLGAAGSEEGTLQLGEP; encoded by the exons ATGGGAAGAGGTGCCaagggctgtggggtggtgAATCGCCCAACAGGGCTGGAGTtgggcaccccagccctgcac gaccgtggggacaggagggaccccaaaactgctgcagggacagcctggaggggaaggggctcccACCCCGGTGCCTGTGACTCGGCCTGG CTCGGCACTCTCCTGACCGGTCCCATGTTGCTGTTtgaaggggctgcagagctgaggctggaggaTGGCGGTGGGCCCTGTGCTGGGCGAGTGGAGGTGAAACACCAGGGCCAGTGGGGAACCGTGTGTGGTGACTACTGGGGCATGAAGGATGCTGCAGTGGTTTGtaagcagctgggctgtgggtcTGCTGTCACAGCTCCTCAGTACGGACACTTTGGGCCAGGATCTGGCCCCATTTGGATGGATGACGTTGATTGTCGTGGCACTGAGTCTACCCTGTCTGACTGTACACACCCTGGATGGGGACAACACAACTGTAAGCACTATCATGATGCTGGAGTGACGTGTTCAG AGCTTGAGGGGTCTTTGGTTGCTCCAGGATTTGTCCAGCTGGTCGGAGGGGACAGCCCCTGCTCAGGACGTGTGGAGGTCCATAACGGGAAAACTGTCTGTGACTCCGACTTTGGTCCCAAGGCTGCCGAGGTGGTCTGCAGGGAGCTCCAGTGTGGCGTACCCCTGTCCGTGCCTGGGGCAGCTCGCTTTGGAGAAGGTGTGGGTCCCATGTGGGACAGAGAGCTGCAGTGTGCCGGCAACGAATCCTTTCTCATCTCCTGCCCCAGGGGATCCCCCAGGGACCAGCCTTGCACCCATGCAAATGCTGTCGGTGTCACCTGCGCAC AGTACACAGGGTTCCGGCTGGTGAACGGCAGCACGGCATGTGAGGGGAGAGTGGAGGTGCAGGTGCTGGGCACCTGGGGCACCCTCTGTGCCTCCCGCTGGGATCTCTTGGACGCCCACGTTCTCTGTCGTCACCTCGACTGCGGGTTTGCTGAGTCCATTCCCAGAGGAGGGCATTTTGGGAGTGGAACCGGACCTGTGTGGAGAGACTCATTCCACTGTGAGGGGACTGAAGCCCACCTGGGACAGTGCCCAGTGACTGCCCTGGGGGCCTCACCGTGCTCCCCCGAGAACCACGCTGCTGTCATTTGctcag gccccgCTGGCTCCACGGCCCTGCGGCTGGTGGGTGGAGGGAGCCGGTGCGACGGACGAGTGGAGATCTTGCAGCGCGGGACGTGGGGCCGAGTCCTGGATGACGAGTGGGATGTGCGGGAGGCCAGCGTGGTGTGCCGTCAGCTGAGgtgcagagaggcagagaaagccTACAACCCCGCGAAGCCTCAGAGAGGGACGGGTCCCGTGGGGCTGCGAGGGGTGCGGTGCGCAGGGCACGAGGCCGAGCTGAGCCTCTGCAACACCTCCCTGCCCGAGAGCGCAGCGGCGGCAGGGATTGCGGAGGACGTGGGCGTCATGTGCGCGG ggagccgGCAGGTGCGGCTGGTGAAGGGGCCCGGGCGCTGCGCTGGGAGAGTGGAGATCTACtaccagggcagctgggggacCGTCTGCGACGATGGCTGGGACCTGTCTGATGCCGCCATCgtttgccagcagctgggctgcggcggggcggtggAGGCAGTCGGCTCCGCTCGCTTCGGGGAAGGCTCCGGTCAGATCTGGCTGGATGGCGTGAACTGCTCCGGGGCCGAAGCTGCTCTCTGGGACTGCCCGGCAGGGTCCTGGGGGCAGCACGACTGCGCGCACAAAGAGGACGCAGGAGTCGTCTGCTCAG ATTTCATGGCCCTGAGGCTGGGGAACGGCAGCAACTGCTCCGGGCGCCTGCAGGTTTTCTACAATGGCACATGGGGGAGCGTTTGCTCCAACTCAATGACTCTCCAAACGGTGTCGCTGGCATgcaaggagctgggctgtggggaCGCAGGGACCCTGGAAACACGCCTGCCCTCTGGTAGGGTGTCTGGCCACGCCTGGCTGGATCGCGTGGAGTGTGGGGAGAGAAACAGCTCCTTCTGGCAgtgtccctctgctccctgggacCCACGGTCGTGTGATGACCTGCGAGAGGAGACCCACATCACCTGCCATG GGAGACGGCCAGAAACAGCCCCGGCCGTGGGGACCGTGTGCCCAAACTCCACGAGCTGCACAG acAGGGAGAAGATTCGTGCCGTGGGAGGCGAGAGCGGGTGCTCGGGCAGGGTGGAGGTCTGGCAGCGCGGCTCCTGGGGGACGGTGTGCGACGACTCCTGGGACATGCAGGATGCCGAGGTGgcgtgcaggcagctgggctgtggcccCGCAGTGTCTGCCCTGGACGAGGCTGCGTTTGGGGAGGGGACGGGCCCCAtctggctggagcaggtggagtGCCGGGGGTCTGAGCCATCTCTGCAGGCCTGCTGGGCTCggcctggggacagcggggcctGCCGGCATAAGGAGGACGCTGCCGTGCAGTGCTCAG ctgcacccAGGATGGCAGCACCAACCCCGCGAGCAG ATCCCAGCCGGGACCGTCCCACCGGCAGCGGGAGACTGTCGTTGCCCGTCATCATCTGCATCGTCCTGGGGgcccttctctgcctgctcctggccctcctGGCCGGGCAAGTGCGAAGCGCCAGGGCTGGGCGCGCAG GCTCGGGGAGAGTGTGGGAGCCCTTCCCTGACGCCGTCTATGAGGAGATCGGTTACGGCCCAGCATGGGAGAAGGAGGCAAGGTTCAGCGGCTCAG GCTCCTACTCAGAGGGGTCACTGGCCAAGCTGCAGCCCTACCCCACggacagcaaggaggaggagggtccGGGGTCAGCACCAG ACGTCCCTGTCCTGCCTGGAAGTGACCCAGCGCATGGCTATGATGATGCCAGGGAGGTttctgcccctggggaggatcctgcccctgggcagggagcctgggaaATGCCCAGGGCAccagaggagggagcagggcccaGGGATGCCCCTGGAG GGGCAAACCTGCGCTCGCAGAGAAGTGCTGGGGCCCCTGCAGCTGAGGGAGATgcctggtccctgtccccagagagCACAGGCTATGACGATGCTGAAGAGGTGTCTCTGGCACATCCCCCTGAGCACAGAAAGGCTGCGACAGCAGAGCTCAGTGCACAGCCATCCCTGAGCCCCGCGCCAGGAGAGCCCATCCCTGCCGTgcagctgggtgcagctggGAGTGAGGAGGGGActttgcagctgggagagccGTGA